A region of Vitis riparia cultivar Riparia Gloire de Montpellier isolate 1030 chromosome 12, EGFV_Vit.rip_1.0, whole genome shotgun sequence DNA encodes the following proteins:
- the LOC117926178 gene encoding receptor-like protein 7 yields MVSSVYLFMLVHLLILLLCFHLMVTNSTSSMQPQCDDNESSALLEFKQSFVIAQHASDDPFAYPKVATWKSEEGSDCCSWDGVECNKNTGHVIGLDLGSSCLYGSINSSSTLFLLVHLQSLDLSDNDFNYSNIPSAVDQLSSLRSLNLSSSRFSGQIPSEVLALSKLVFLDLSQNQLKLQKPDLRNLVQKLIHLKNLDLSQVNISSPVPDTLANYSSLSSLFLENCGLSGEFPTDILQLPSLQFLSVRNNPDLTGYLPEFQETSPLKLLTLAGTSFSGGLPASVDNLYSLNELDISSCHFTGLVSSSIGQLSQLTHLDLSRNSFRGQIPSSLANLSQLTFLEVSSNNFSGEAMDWVGKLTKLTHLGLDSINLKGEIPPFLANLTQLDYLSLEFNQLTGKIPSWIMNLTRLTSLALGYNNLHGPIPSSIFELVNLEILYLRSNDLTGILELDMLLKLKKLTRLGLSDNKLLLRTDTSSNGTGPKFKVLGLASCNLGEFPHFLRNQDELELLKLSNDKIHGKIPKWIWNIGKETLSLMDLAHNFLIGFEQPLVVLPWASLMYLELSSNMLQGSLPVPPSSISTYFVENNRFTGKIPPLFCNLSLLHMLDLSNNTLSGMIPECLSNLSNSLSVLNLRGNNFHGAIPQAFEVGSKLKMIDLSQNLLEGPVPRSLTNCTVLESLNLGNNQISDTFPFWLGALPELQVLILRSNRFHGAIGKPRTNFEFPKLRIIDLSYNSFSGNLPSVYFLDWIAMKSIDADNFTYMQASSGFATQTYKLYDNYTYSMTMTNKGMERVYEKIPGIFRAIDFLSNKFKGEIPTSIGTLKGLHLLNFSYNSLTGRIPTSLRNLTELEALDLSQNNLLGEIPQQLTEMTFLGFFNVSHNNLTGPIPQGKQFDTFQSDSYEGNPGLCGNPLIRKCGNPKQASPQPSISEQGQDLEPASGFDRKVVLMGYGSGLVFGVIIGYIFTTRKHEWFVKTLGQQQQGRN; encoded by the coding sequence ATGGTGTCATCTGTGTATCTCTTCATGCTGGTGCACTTGCTGATTTTACTCTTATGTTTTCATCTGATGGTGACAAACTCTACCTCTTCTATGCAGCCACAATGTGATGATAATGAGAGCTCTGCCTTGCTTGAGTTCAAGCAGAGCTTTGTGATTGCTCAGCATGCTTCTGATGATCCTTTTGCTTATCCAAAAGTTGCAACTTGGAAATCTGAAGAAGGTAGTGATTGCTGCTCATGGGACGGGGTTGAGTGCAACAAGAACACTGGCCACGTGATCGGCCTTGACCTTGGCAGCAGTTGTCTCTATGGTTCTATCAACTCCAGCAGCACCCTCTTCCTCCTTGTGCATCTTCAAAGTCTCGATCTCTCTGATAATGATTTCAATTACTCTAACATCCCATCTGCAGTTGACCAGCTTTCCAGTCTAAGAAGTCTAAACCTCTCCTCTTCCAGATTCTCTGGCCAAATCCCATCTGAGGTCTTAGCACTGTCCAAACTGGTTTTCCTTGATCTCTCacaaaatcaattgaagctccagAAACCTGACCTAAGAAATCTAGTGCAGAAATTGATCCACCTAAAGAACCTTGACCTCAGCCAAGTGAACATTTCTTCTCCAGTACCAGATACCCTGGCAAATTACTCTTCCCTGTCATCCCTGTTTCTCGAAAATTGTGGATTGTCTGGTGAATTCCCCACAGACATATTGCAGCTTCCAAGCCTACAATTTCTCAGTGTGAGGAACAATCCAGATCTGACAGGTTATTTGCCTGAATTTCAAGAAACCAGTCCCCTTAAGTTGTTGACTCTCGCAGGTACAAGCTTCTCAGGGGGGCTCCCAGCTTCAGTTGATAACCTTTATTCCTTGAATGAACTGGATATCAGCTCATGCCATTTCACAGGTTTGGTTTCATCTTCAATTGGTCAACTTTCCCAGCTAACCCATCTGGACCTTTCCAGGAACTCTTTCAGGGGCCAAATCCCTTCTTCCTTGGCAAATCTTTCCCAACTTACGTTCTTGGAAGTATCTTCCAATAATTTCAGTGGTGAAGCCATGGATTGGGTTGGTAAGCTAACAAAACTCACTCATCTGGGCCTTGACAGTATCAATTTGAAAGGTGAGATCCCCCCTTTTCTTGCAAACCTGACACAACTGGATTATCTAAGCCTGGAGTTTAATCAGCTAACTGGTAAAATTCCATCTTGGATCATGAACTTGACCCGATTGACATCATTAGCTCTTGGGTATAACAACTTACATGGTCCAATTCCAAGCTCAATATTTGAACTAGTAAATCTGGAAATTCTTTATCTACGTTCAAATGACTTGACTGGCATATTGGAGCTGGACATGCTTCTTAAGCTCAAGAAGCTTACTCGACTTGGTTTATCAGATAACAAGTTATTGTTACGAACTGACACCAGTAGCAATGGTACTGGTCCCAAGTTTAAGGTTTTAGGATTGGCTTCGTGCAACTTAGGCGAGTTCCCTCATTTCCTGAGGAACCAAGATGAATTGGAACTGTTAAAGCTCTCAAACGACAAAATTCATGGGAAGATACCGAAATGGATCTGGAACATAGGTAAAGAAACCCTTTCACTTATGGACCTTGCTCACAACTTCTTAATAGGCTTTGAGCAGCCTTTGGTTGTCCTTCCCTGGGCTAGTCTAATGTATCTGGAGCTTAGTTCTAATATGCTGCAAGGATCACTCCCTGTTCCTCCGTCTTCCATCTCTACCTATTTTGTGGAAAATAATAGATTCACAGGGAAAATTCCACCATTGTTCTGCAACTTGAGTCTTCTTCACATGCTTGATTTATCCAATAACACCCTAAGTGGCATGATTCCTGAATGTTTGAGCAACTTGAGTAACTCTCTATCTGTACTAAATCTACGAGGCAACAACTTTCATGGAGCCATTCCTCAAGCTTTTGAAGTAGGAAGCAAATTGAAGATGATTGATTTGAGTCAAAATCTGTTAGAGGGGCCAGTGCCAAGATCATTGACCAACTGTACTGTGTTGGAGAGTCTCAACCTGGGAAACAATCAGATCAGTGATACTTTTCCCTTCTGGTTGGGAGCCCTTCCAGAGTTACAGGTTCTCATTCTACGATCTAACAGATTCCACGGTGCAATAGGGAAACCCAGAACCAATTTTGAGTTTCCCAAGTTGCGCATCATTGACCTCTCATACAACAGTTTTTCGGGTAATTTGCCATCAGTGTACTTCCTAGATTGGATTGCCATGAAAAGTATTGATGCAGACAATTTCACATATATGCAAGCAAGTTCAGGTTTTGCTACCCAGACTTACAAGTTATATGACAACTACACATACTCAATGACAATGACAAACAAAGGCATGGAGAGGGTGTATGAAAAGATCCCTGGTATCTTTAGAGCAATTGATTTCTTAAGCAACAAATTCAAAGGAGAGATTCCAACCTCCATTGGGACCCTTAAGGGGCTTCATTTGCTCAACTTTTCCTACAACAGTCTCACTGGTCGCATCCCTACATCCTTGAGAAACTTAACAGAGCTAGAGGCACTGGACCTTTCTCAAAACAACCTCTTAGGAGAGATCCCTCAGCAGCTAACAGAGATGACATTCCTTGGGTTCTTCAATGTTTCTCACAATAATCTCACAGGACCCATACCTCAAGGGAAACAATTTGATACATTTCAAAGTGATTCCTATGAGGGAAACCCAGGATTGTGTGGAAATCCTTTGATAAGGAAATGTGGAAATCCTAAACAAGCATCACCACAACCATCAATCTCTGAACAGGGTCAAGACCTGGAGCCTGCCAGCGGGTTTGATAGGAAAGTGGTGTTGATGGGATATGGAAGTGGGCTAGTCTTTGGAGTGATTATTGGATACATCTTTACCACAAGGAAACATGAATGGTTTGTGAAGACTTTAGGACAACAACAacaagggagaaattga